The following is a genomic window from Verrucosispora sp. WMMD573.
GAGAACCCGGCGTAACGCGGAGATGCAGATCTGGATCTGGCCACGCGCGCTGGGCGGCGGAGAATCGTCCCAAACTGCGCCGATCAGCTTTTCCACGGTCACGACATGGTTGGCGGCCATCAGCAAATTGGCCAGCACTATACGTTGCCGCGGGGAGGTTATCGGCACGGGGGAACCATCGACCACGGCTTCCAATGTTCCGAGAACCCGGAACTCGACTCGCACCATGTCAGCCAGCATACGGTACCACGGAACGACGATCATCAATCACGTTTGTTCCGGAAGCCGTTCGGGCGGCAACCGGACGCACTGGAGCGGGCCGCGGAGCAGGGATACCGCGAGTAACCTCAATTCGTCGGCAGACGGTTCGGCGGGTTACAGATCGTCTTACTGCTGACCTGTGACGGGCGAAACCCCGGAAAATTCTGAACGATAGTTTGGTTGCTCAATGTCGTGCGGATCCGGCATGTCGTGTGGTTCCGGCTTGATCGGTTTGTCCGACCCGCGGGATGGGGGCAGCCTTGCCTCGGCTCCGGAACCCACCGGACCCGTCGCTCATCGGCGTCGGATGGGCGCAACCTGTTCGGCGGCGGGGTAACCGGGCACGGCCGCGGCCAGAGTCGTGACGGTCGGCCAGTCGAACAATGCCCGCTCGGGCAGCTGCCGATCCAGGGCGACGCACAACCTGGCTACGGCCTGCGTCGCGAGCACCGAATGGCCGCCGAGGTCGAAGAAGTTGTCGTGTCGCCCGACCTCGTCGAGATTCAGTACCTCGGCCCATACCTCGGCGACGACCCGCTCGGTAGTAGTGACTGGCCTGTCCTCCTCGACGAGCGACGACTGTGCATAGCTGATCTCGTTCATCGTCCATTACCCCCTGGCGGCGACATCGTGGCGTCGAATAGCGAACAGTCGCAGGCTCGCCACTCTCGGGAGAATTGTGGTTCGATCGGCCGGTGCGGACAAGAGTGGGCGGCAAGAAGCAACGGCAGTCAACCACTTCCGGAACTTCTGCCGATTCTTCTCTGCGACCACCGAGGCTTCCATGGCACATTGGCGACTGTTGTCAATCCGCGCCGCCGGCTCGGATTGCCGCCGTTATTGAAGGAGCGGTTGATGGTTGGCTTGGCAGAGCTCGCATCCACCCTGCTGGGGCATCCGGCCGTGCGTGATGCCCGGGCGACGACGATCCGCCACGACGATCGGGACGTCACGATCGGCGTGGTCGAGTTTTCCCAGTACGTGAGCGGGCCGGAGCTTCGTGGCCACGTGTGGGACCGGCTCGGTGCGGGCTGTGGATTGGACGGTGTGCTACTCGTCGACGCCATGCCGCTCGCCGGCAACACGCTCGACACCGAATACGTCCGGTCCGCCGTCATCGCGGGCACGTGCACCCTGTTCGAAGGTCCGGCCGACGGCGTCGAAGAGCGGCTCCTGTCGATCTGGACCAGCACCATGAACCTCAAGTG
Proteins encoded in this region:
- a CDS encoding phosphopantetheine-binding protein produces the protein MNEISYAQSSLVEEDRPVTTTERVVAEVWAEVLNLDEVGRHDNFFDLGGHSVLATQAVARLCVALDRQLPERALFDWPTVTTLAAAVPGYPAAEQVAPIRRR
- a CDS encoding phosphopantetheine-binding protein; the encoded protein is MATVVNPRRRLGLPPLLKERLMVGLAELASTLLGHPAVRDARATTIRHDDRDVTIGVVEFSQYVSGPELRGHVWDRLGAGCGLDGVLLVDAMPLAGNTLDTEYVRSAVIAGTCTLFEGPADGVEERLLSIWTSTMNLKWIGVHDDFLDLGGDSIVAVEVLAKIEDEFGTALDVYDFMSTYHIRGVAGLLSEPRVLQQQ